In Streptomyces sp. NBC_00448, the following are encoded in one genomic region:
- a CDS encoding quinone oxidoreductase family protein: protein MRAIVIEEFGGPEVLTLVDVPEPRPGPGQVAIDIAYAGVNFADILARSIGYRVAELPFRPGLEVSGLVREVGDGVSEFTPGQEVAAFLDGGGYADVVVAPASAVFVLPGGIDLRTAATLPSVLPTAYGLLHEVARLREGDTVLVQSAAGGVGTVAGQLARAGGASAVYGVVSSLEKAEHALKSGYDQVFTIDTFDQEVLAATGGRGVDIALDAVGGETFRRTKAVVARFGRLISFGNAGGAGPWRIGAEDVMPTALTVGGFSLLGLAAADPALLRVMADRAFHTVTEGGVELPVSAEFGLADAAQAHVLVESRTSTGKLLIRVAD from the coding sequence ATGCGCGCCATCGTCATCGAGGAGTTCGGCGGACCCGAGGTACTCACCCTCGTCGACGTGCCCGAACCACGCCCGGGGCCAGGCCAGGTGGCCATCGACATCGCCTACGCCGGGGTCAACTTCGCCGACATACTGGCCCGTTCCATCGGCTACCGGGTGGCGGAACTGCCCTTCCGCCCGGGCCTCGAGGTCTCCGGGCTGGTCCGCGAAGTCGGTGACGGTGTCAGCGAGTTCACCCCCGGCCAGGAGGTCGCCGCCTTCCTCGACGGTGGCGGTTACGCCGACGTGGTGGTCGCCCCCGCCTCCGCCGTCTTCGTCCTCCCCGGCGGCATCGACCTGCGAACCGCCGCCACCCTGCCCAGCGTGCTGCCGACCGCGTACGGCCTGCTGCACGAGGTGGCCAGGCTCCGCGAGGGAGACACCGTCCTGGTGCAGAGCGCGGCCGGCGGGGTCGGCACCGTCGCGGGCCAGCTCGCCCGGGCCGGCGGCGCCAGCGCGGTCTACGGGGTCGTCTCCAGCCTGGAGAAGGCCGAGCACGCCCTCAAGTCCGGTTACGACCAGGTCTTCACGATCGACACCTTCGACCAGGAGGTGCTGGCCGCGACCGGCGGCCGCGGTGTGGACATTGCCCTCGACGCGGTCGGCGGCGAGACCTTCCGCCGTACGAAGGCGGTGGTCGCGCGCTTCGGCCGGCTGATCTCCTTCGGCAACGCCGGGGGCGCCGGGCCGTGGCGGATCGGCGCCGAGGACGTCATGCCGACGGCCCTCACGGTGGGCGGCTTCTCCCTTCTGGGGCTGGCCGCCGCCGATCCGGCGCTGCTGCGCGTGATGGCCGACCGGGCGTTCCACACCGTCACCGAGGGCGGGGTGGAGCTGCCGGTCAGCGCGGAGTTCGGCCTGGCGGACGCCGCGCAGGCGCATGTGCTGGTCGAGTCGCGGACCAGCACCGGCAAGCTGCTGATCCGGGTGGCGGACTGA
- a CDS encoding response regulator transcription factor, with protein MAIRVMLVDDQALLRTGFRMVLAAQPDMEVVAEAGDGAEALEVLRHTRVDVVLMDVRMPRMDGVEATRRICGGDRHTDRGAAQDAARAGSPAVPRVLILTTFDLDEYAFTALKAGASGFMLKDVPPDELLTAIRAVHSGDAVVAPSTTRRLLDRFTPMLPNAAEPAGHPGIDRLTEREREVLLLVAQGMSNGEIARKLVLSEATVKTHVGRILTKLELRDRVQAVVLAYESGLVRAGGGGA; from the coding sequence ATGGCGATCCGCGTCATGCTCGTTGACGACCAGGCGCTGCTGCGCACCGGCTTCCGGATGGTGCTCGCCGCCCAGCCGGACATGGAGGTCGTGGCCGAGGCGGGCGACGGCGCCGAGGCGCTGGAGGTGCTCAGGCACACCCGGGTCGACGTGGTGCTGATGGATGTGCGGATGCCCCGGATGGACGGCGTGGAGGCCACCCGCCGGATCTGCGGCGGCGACCGCCACACGGACCGCGGCGCGGCCCAGGACGCGGCCCGCGCCGGGTCGCCCGCCGTGCCCCGGGTGCTGATCCTGACCACCTTCGACCTCGACGAGTACGCCTTCACCGCGCTCAAGGCGGGCGCCAGCGGGTTCATGCTCAAGGACGTGCCGCCGGACGAACTGCTGACCGCGATCCGCGCGGTGCACAGCGGGGACGCGGTGGTCGCCCCGAGCACCACCCGCCGGCTGCTGGACCGTTTCACCCCGATGCTGCCCAACGCGGCGGAGCCCGCCGGCCACCCCGGGATCGACCGGCTCACCGAGCGCGAGCGCGAGGTGCTGCTGCTGGTCGCCCAGGGCATGTCCAACGGCGAGATCGCCAGGAAGCTGGTGCTGTCCGAGGCGACGGTCAAGACCCATGTCGGCCGCATCCTCACCAAACTCGAACTGCGCGACCGGGTACAGGCGGTGGTGCTCGCCTACGAGTCCGGCCTGGTGCGCGCGGGAGGCGGCGGCGCGTAG
- a CDS encoding Rossmann-like and DUF2520 domain-containing protein — protein sequence MVEEKPARLTVGVVGAGRVGPVLAAALKLAGHHPVAASGVSEASRRRAEALLPGVPLVEPAEVLARADLVLLTVPDDALPALVRGLAETGAVRPGQLLVHASGRYGTSVLEPALRAGALPLALHPAMTFTGTPVDVQRLAGCCFGVTAPGELRTAALALVIEMGGEPEWIEEAARPLYHAALAIGANHLVTLVAQAMDLLRQAGVQEPGRMLGPLLGAALDNALRSGDAALTGPVARGDAGTVTAHLAELRAHAPETVASYVAMARATADRALANGMLKAEYAEALLGALADGGTR from the coding sequence GTGGTGGAGGAGAAGCCGGCGAGGCTCACCGTGGGCGTGGTGGGTGCGGGGCGAGTCGGCCCCGTACTGGCCGCCGCACTGAAACTTGCGGGGCACCACCCCGTGGCCGCCAGCGGAGTGTCGGAGGCGTCCCGCCGCCGCGCGGAAGCGCTGCTGCCGGGCGTGCCGCTGGTGGAGCCCGCCGAGGTGCTGGCCCGGGCGGACCTGGTGCTGCTGACCGTCCCGGACGACGCGCTGCCCGCGTTGGTGCGCGGCCTGGCCGAGACCGGCGCCGTACGACCGGGCCAGCTCCTGGTGCACGCGTCGGGGCGGTACGGCACCTCCGTACTGGAGCCCGCGCTGCGCGCCGGGGCGCTGCCGCTCGCGCTGCACCCGGCGATGACCTTCACGGGCACGCCCGTCGACGTGCAGCGCCTGGCCGGCTGCTGCTTCGGCGTCACCGCGCCGGGCGAGCTGCGTACGGCCGCGTTGGCGCTGGTCATCGAGATGGGCGGCGAGCCCGAGTGGATCGAGGAGGCCGCCCGCCCGCTGTACCACGCGGCCCTCGCGATCGGCGCGAACCACCTGGTCACGCTGGTCGCCCAGGCGATGGACCTGCTGCGGCAGGCCGGCGTGCAGGAGCCGGGCCGCATGCTCGGCCCGCTGCTGGGCGCCGCGCTCGACAACGCGCTGCGCTCCGGTGACGCCGCCCTCACCGGCCCGGTGGCCCGCGGCGACGCCGGCACGGTCACCGCGCACCTGGCCGAACTGCGCGCCCACGCACCGGAGACCGTCGCGTCGTACGTGGCGATGGCCCGCGCCACCGCGGACCGCGCGCTCGCCAACGGAATGCTCAAGGCCGAATACGCGGAGGCGCTGCTGGGCGCCCTCGCCGACGGGGGGACCCGATGA
- a CDS encoding sensor histidine kinase, which translates to MQRVYDFFRRHPTWVDSFWAVVLLVSCALWVVVDSTPSRSARLAAIPLSFALAAVVALRRKAPERLLLLAVAVGLLQLALGVQANPGNVAFLVIIYTCASNGARWSSRLALIGGLAAAPVSMLRWPPHTEYSTIWTTLLQTFFLTVIFALSWVVGDRLRTRKAYYAELEERAARLHREREAQSKAAVAAERARIARELHDVVAHNVSVMVVQADGAAYVLDAAPDQAKQALSTISTTGRQALAEMRRLLGLLRAGDDAGGEYVPQPGVDQLADLIDQVRGAGLPVRFEVAGQARPLSSGVELTAYRIVQEALTNVRKHGGDGASASVLLGFGDASLDLLIEDDGRGARRELYAQGGRDGMGQGLIGMRERIGMVGGTLTAGPRPGGGFRISAVLPLRGAG; encoded by the coding sequence GTGCAGCGCGTCTACGACTTTTTCCGCCGACACCCGACGTGGGTCGACAGCTTCTGGGCCGTCGTCCTGCTGGTGTCGTGCGCGCTGTGGGTCGTCGTCGACAGCACCCCGTCGAGGTCGGCGCGCCTCGCCGCGATCCCCTTGTCGTTCGCGCTGGCCGCCGTCGTCGCGCTGCGCCGCAAGGCCCCGGAGCGGCTTCTGCTGCTCGCGGTGGCCGTCGGCCTGCTGCAACTCGCCCTGGGCGTGCAGGCCAACCCGGGCAACGTCGCCTTTCTGGTGATCATCTACACCTGCGCGTCGAACGGTGCGCGCTGGTCCTCCCGGCTCGCCCTGATCGGCGGCCTGGCCGCCGCGCCGGTGTCGATGCTCCGCTGGCCGCCGCACACCGAGTACTCCACGATCTGGACCACGCTGCTCCAGACCTTCTTCCTGACCGTGATCTTCGCGCTGTCCTGGGTGGTCGGCGACCGCCTGCGCACCCGGAAGGCGTACTACGCCGAGCTGGAGGAGCGGGCCGCGCGGCTGCACCGGGAGCGCGAGGCCCAGTCGAAGGCCGCGGTGGCCGCCGAGCGGGCCCGTATCGCCCGTGAGCTGCACGACGTGGTGGCGCACAACGTGTCGGTGATGGTCGTCCAGGCCGACGGCGCCGCATACGTGCTGGACGCCGCGCCGGACCAGGCCAAGCAGGCCCTGTCCACGATCTCGACCACCGGACGGCAGGCGCTCGCCGAGATGCGGCGGCTGCTCGGACTGCTGCGCGCCGGGGACGACGCGGGCGGCGAGTACGTCCCGCAGCCCGGCGTCGACCAGCTCGCGGACCTCATCGACCAGGTGCGCGGCGCCGGCCTGCCGGTGCGTTTCGAGGTGGCCGGGCAGGCCCGCCCGCTGTCCAGCGGCGTCGAGTTGACCGCGTACCGCATCGTGCAGGAGGCGCTGACCAACGTGCGCAAGCACGGCGGCGACGGCGCCAGCGCCAGCGTGCTGCTCGGCTTCGGGGACGCCTCGCTCGACCTGCTGATCGAGGACGACGGCCGGGGCGCGCGGCGCGAACTGTACGCGCAGGGCGGCCGGGACGGCATGGGCCAGGGGCTGATCGGCATGCGGGAGCGGATCGGCATGGTCGGAGGCACCCTCACGGCGGGGCCGCGCCCCGGCGGCGGTTTCCGGATCAGCGCGGTGCTGCCGCTGCGCGGCGCCGGATGA
- a CDS encoding BlaI/MecI/CopY family transcriptional regulator — MPRPLGELEDAVMTRVWEWNRAVTVREVLEDLSRDRSIAYTTVMTVMDNLRQKGWLRREAEGRAYRYEAVSTRAAYSAALMNEAWAASDNPAEALVHFFGMMSPEQREAVRDALRIIQSVDPGGPEEPEGR, encoded by the coding sequence GTGCCCCGACCACTCGGAGAACTCGAAGACGCCGTGATGACCCGGGTGTGGGAGTGGAACCGCGCGGTCACGGTTCGTGAGGTACTCGAAGACCTCTCACGGGACCGTTCCATCGCCTACACAACGGTGATGACCGTAATGGACAACCTCCGGCAGAAGGGGTGGCTGCGCCGTGAGGCGGAAGGCCGCGCATATCGCTATGAGGCGGTATCGACGCGCGCGGCGTACTCGGCCGCACTGATGAACGAAGCCTGGGCGGCGAGCGACAACCCCGCCGAGGCCCTCGTGCACTTCTTCGGCATGATGTCGCCGGAACAGCGCGAAGCCGTGCGGGACGCATTGCGCATCATCCAGTCCGTGGACCCTGGCGGACCGGAGGAACCCGAAGGGCGATAG
- the nadC gene encoding carboxylating nicotinate-nucleotide diphosphorylase, protein MPTLGPPPADSAGGCGDGCGCGDAHDPYDLDPLECGLDPDLAALIIDAGLDPVQVEDIAHMAIEEDLDQGVDVTTVATVPEDAFSTGDFTAREDGTVAGLRVAEAVLSVVCTDEFEVERHVEDGDRVTAGQKLLTVRTRTRDLLTAERSALNLLCRLSGIATATRAWADALAGTQAQVRDTRKTTPGLRALEKYAVRCGGGANHRMSLSDAALVKDNHVVAAGGVSAAFKLVREEFPEVPIEVEVDTLHQVREVLEAGADLILLDNFTPAETAEAVAIVGGRALLESSGRLTLDTARAYADTGVHFLAVGALTHSSPILDIGLDLRAEA, encoded by the coding sequence CTGCCGACGCTCGGCCCGCCCCCCGCCGACTCCGCGGGCGGCTGCGGTGACGGCTGCGGCTGCGGCGACGCCCACGACCCGTACGACCTGGACCCGCTGGAGTGCGGCCTCGACCCGGACCTCGCCGCGCTGATCATCGACGCCGGCCTGGACCCCGTACAGGTCGAGGACATCGCGCACATGGCGATCGAGGAGGACCTCGACCAGGGCGTGGACGTCACCACGGTGGCGACCGTGCCCGAGGACGCGTTCTCCACCGGGGACTTCACCGCGCGGGAGGACGGCACCGTGGCGGGGCTGCGGGTCGCCGAGGCCGTGCTGTCGGTGGTGTGCACCGACGAGTTCGAGGTGGAGCGGCACGTCGAGGACGGCGACCGGGTCACCGCCGGGCAGAAGCTGCTGACCGTGCGCACCCGCACCCGCGACCTGCTCACCGCCGAGCGCAGCGCGCTGAACCTGCTGTGCCGGCTGTCCGGCATCGCCACCGCCACCCGCGCCTGGGCCGACGCCCTGGCCGGCACCCAGGCGCAGGTGCGCGACACCCGCAAGACCACGCCGGGCCTGCGCGCGCTGGAGAAGTACGCGGTGCGCTGCGGCGGCGGCGCCAACCACCGGATGTCGCTGTCGGACGCCGCCCTGGTCAAGGACAACCACGTGGTCGCCGCGGGAGGTGTCTCGGCGGCCTTCAAGCTGGTCCGCGAGGAGTTCCCGGAGGTGCCGATCGAGGTCGAGGTGGACACCCTGCACCAGGTCCGCGAGGTGCTGGAGGCCGGCGCCGACCTGATCCTGCTGGACAACTTCACGCCCGCCGAGACCGCCGAGGCGGTCGCCATCGTCGGCGGCCGGGCGCTGCTGGAGTCCTCCGGCCGGCTCACCCTGGACACCGCCCGCGCCTATGCCGACACCGGGGTGCACTTCCTGGCGGTCGGCGCGCTGACCCACTCGTCCCCGATCCTCGACATCGGCCTCGACCTGCGAGCGGAAGCGTAG
- a CDS encoding amino-acid N-acetyltransferase has product MPLMSNDVTIRRARTGDVPALRRLLDSYARDGILLDKATVTLYEDIQEFWVAERDEDADVVACGALHVMWEDLAEVRTLAVHRSLRGAGVGHQLLAKLLHTAGWLGVRRIFCLTFEVDFFARHGFVEIGETPVDGDVFGELLRSNDEGVAEFLDLERVKPNTLGNSRMLLQL; this is encoded by the coding sequence ATGCCCCTGATGTCGAATGACGTGACCATCCGCCGGGCCCGAACCGGCGATGTCCCCGCTCTGCGGCGGCTGCTGGACTCCTATGCCAGGGACGGCATCCTGCTGGACAAGGCCACGGTGACCCTTTATGAGGACATCCAGGAGTTCTGGGTCGCCGAACGCGACGAGGACGCGGATGTGGTCGCCTGCGGCGCGCTGCACGTGATGTGGGAGGACCTGGCCGAGGTCAGGACGCTCGCCGTGCACCGCTCGCTGCGCGGGGCCGGTGTCGGGCACCAGTTGCTGGCGAAGTTGCTGCACACTGCCGGCTGGCTCGGCGTCAGACGTATTTTCTGCCTCACCTTCGAAGTCGACTTCTTCGCCCGGCACGGCTTCGTGGAGATCGGTGAGACCCCGGTGGACGGCGATGTCTTCGGCGAGCTGCTGCGTTCCAATGACGAGGGTGTCGCCGAGTTCCTCGACCTGGAGCGAGTGAAACCCAACACCTTGGGTAACAGCCGGATGCTGCTGCAACTCTGA
- a CDS encoding threonine aldolase family protein translates to MDTTEQLRARRRAAVEACSRVLAFGHNRTLREWTAQLSEDATTAGVDLDAPADLYGNGVVEELEARVATLLGMESAAFFPTGTMAQQVALRAWAGRTGNPTVALHPLAHPEMYERDALRTVSGLRTVHPTRAPRLPDATEVRDFEEPFGTLMLELPLRDAGFVLPTWEELRATVATARERDAVVHFDGARLWECAPHFGHTLPEIAGLADSVYVSFYKSLGGLSGAALAGSADFVAEAKAWQHRYGGRLAHQFPAVLSALAGLERELPRLPEYVAHAKTVARALREGLADAGVTLPRVHPAEPHTHEFQLWLPYPAEALDDAGLRMAEETGISLFGLRRFMEPGPPGLSMTEVSVAESALDWTDADIRAAAAAFAERLG, encoded by the coding sequence ATGGATACGACGGAACAACTACGGGCCCGGCGGCGAGCTGCCGTGGAAGCGTGTTCGCGGGTGCTGGCCTTCGGCCACAACCGCACGCTGCGGGAGTGGACCGCACAGCTCAGCGAGGACGCCACCACCGCGGGGGTGGACCTGGACGCCCCCGCGGACCTGTACGGGAACGGCGTCGTGGAGGAACTGGAAGCGAGGGTCGCCACCCTGCTCGGTATGGAGTCCGCCGCGTTCTTCCCGACCGGCACGATGGCCCAGCAGGTGGCCCTGCGGGCGTGGGCGGGCCGGACCGGGAACCCCACGGTCGCCCTGCACCCGCTCGCGCACCCGGAGATGTACGAGCGGGACGCGCTGCGCACGGTGAGCGGGCTGCGCACGGTGCACCCGACGAGGGCCCCGCGGTTGCCGGACGCGACCGAAGTACGTGACTTCGAGGAGCCGTTCGGCACGCTGATGCTGGAACTCCCGCTGCGCGACGCGGGGTTCGTGCTGCCGACCTGGGAGGAGCTGCGCGCGACCGTGGCCACCGCCCGCGAGCGCGACGCGGTCGTGCACTTCGACGGCGCCCGACTGTGGGAATGCGCACCGCACTTCGGCCACACGCTGCCGGAGATCGCCGGGCTCGCCGACAGCGTGTACGTGAGCTTCTACAAGTCGCTCGGCGGGCTCTCGGGCGCCGCGCTCGCCGGCTCGGCCGACTTCGTGGCGGAGGCGAAGGCGTGGCAGCACCGCTACGGCGGCCGGCTCGCGCACCAGTTCCCGGCGGTGCTGTCCGCGCTGGCCGGCCTGGAGCGGGAGTTGCCGCGGCTGCCGGAGTACGTCGCGCACGCGAAGACCGTGGCGCGGGCGCTGCGCGAGGGTCTGGCGGACGCGGGCGTGACGCTGCCGCGGGTGCACCCGGCCGAGCCGCACACCCACGAGTTCCAGCTGTGGCTGCCGTACCCGGCCGAGGCGCTGGACGACGCCGGGCTGCGGATGGCCGAGGAGACCGGGATCAGCCTCTTCGGCCTGCGGCGCTTCATGGAACCCGGGCCGCCCGGGCTGTCGATGACCGAGGTCTCCGTGGCCGAGTCCGCCCTCGACTGGACGGACGCCGACATCCGCGCGGCAGCAGCGGCGTTCGCCGAACGGCTGGGCTGA
- the panC gene encoding pantoate--beta-alanine ligase encodes MTRLVHHARDLAPAAAVVMTMGALHDGHAALIRAARAHAGSGVVTVTVFVNPLQFGPHEDLDRYPRTLEADVKLAEAAGADFVFAPDTDEVYPGGPPQVRITAGPMGERFEGASRPGHFDGMLTVVAKLLHLTNPLPPGPGVTPTAAFFGQKDAQQLALVRRMVTDLNFPVDIVAVPTVREGDGVARSSRNRYLSEAERISARELSRALFTGREAAPRGPQATVRAARAVLDAAASAEPPVELDYVALIDPATFTEAAPDHTGPAVLAVAAKVGGTRLIDNLPLEFGAPE; translated from the coding sequence ATGACCCGACTCGTCCACCACGCCCGCGACCTGGCCCCCGCCGCGGCCGTGGTCATGACGATGGGCGCGCTCCACGACGGTCACGCCGCCCTGATCCGCGCCGCCCGCGCGCACGCCGGCAGCGGCGTCGTCACGGTCACGGTCTTCGTCAACCCGCTCCAGTTCGGGCCGCACGAGGACCTGGACCGCTACCCGCGCACCCTGGAGGCCGACGTGAAGCTCGCCGAGGCAGCGGGCGCCGACTTCGTCTTCGCGCCGGACACCGACGAGGTGTACCCGGGCGGCCCGCCGCAGGTGCGGATCACGGCCGGCCCGATGGGGGAGCGGTTCGAGGGCGCGTCCCGGCCCGGCCACTTCGACGGCATGCTCACGGTCGTCGCGAAGCTGCTGCACCTGACGAACCCGCTTCCGCCGGGGCCCGGGGTGACGCCGACCGCCGCGTTCTTCGGGCAGAAGGACGCCCAGCAGCTCGCGCTGGTCCGCCGGATGGTCACCGACCTGAACTTCCCGGTCGACATCGTCGCCGTGCCGACCGTCCGAGAGGGCGACGGCGTGGCGCGCTCCAGCCGCAACCGCTACCTGTCCGAGGCGGAGCGGATCTCGGCCCGCGAGCTGTCCCGGGCGCTGTTCACCGGCCGTGAGGCCGCCCCGCGCGGCCCGCAGGCGACGGTGCGCGCCGCCCGTGCGGTCCTGGACGCCGCCGCTTCGGCCGAACCTCCGGTCGAGCTGGACTACGTCGCGCTGATCGACCCCGCCACCTTCACCGAGGCCGCGCCGGACCACACCGGCCCCGCCGTGCTGGCCGTCGCCGCCAAGGTCGGCGGCACCCGCCTGATCGACAACCTCCCCCTGGAGTTCGGAGCCCCCGAATGA
- a CDS encoding L-aspartate oxidase, with product MTTSSAGSAGLGDATGIRLHAPAPGWSLDSDVVVVGSGVAGLTVALRCAAAGAKVIVVTKAHLDDGSTRWAQGGIAAALGDGDTPAQHLDDTLVAGAGLCDEDAVRVLVTEGPDAVRRLIATGAHFDTDAAGTILLTREGGHHRRRIAHAGGDATGAEVSRALIAAVVDAGASHPQDPAADAAPVAAAADADTDAAAAAEGSIEFVENALVLDLLTDAQGRTAGVSLHVMGAGARDGVGAVRAGAVVLATGGMGQVFSATTNPAVSTGDGVALALRAGAEVSDLEFVQFHPTVLWLGADAEGQQPLVSEAVRGEGAHLIDAEGVRFMVGQHELAELAPRDIVAKGIMRRMQETGAEHMYLDARHFGARMWAERFPTILAACRAHGIDPVTEPIPVAPAAHYASGGVRTDLRGRTTVPGLYACGEVACTGVHGANRLASNSLLEGLVFAERIAADVMAGTRPAPGEPVPPAPADAPLLASEARYEVQRIMTAGAGVLRSADSLATAAGALERLHTAAVEAYDRDGKTAEPCVETWEATNLGLVARVLVAAARRREETRGCHWREDRPDRDDRDWRRHLVVRLTPHGTLDVRATDGPALPATRPGPLPAAVTPVAGIGDDGAAPTLRRTRP from the coding sequence ATGACCACCTCCTCCGCCGGTTCCGCCGGCCTCGGCGACGCCACCGGTATACGCTTGCACGCCCCCGCCCCCGGCTGGTCGCTCGACTCCGACGTGGTCGTGGTCGGCTCGGGTGTGGCGGGGCTGACGGTGGCGCTGCGCTGCGCCGCGGCCGGCGCGAAGGTCATCGTGGTGACCAAGGCGCATCTGGACGACGGCTCCACCCGCTGGGCGCAGGGCGGCATCGCCGCCGCGCTCGGCGACGGCGACACCCCGGCCCAGCACCTGGACGACACCCTGGTGGCGGGCGCGGGCCTGTGCGACGAGGACGCGGTGCGGGTCCTGGTCACCGAGGGCCCGGACGCGGTCCGCCGGCTGATCGCGACCGGCGCCCACTTCGACACCGACGCGGCCGGCACGATCCTGCTCACCCGCGAGGGTGGCCACCACCGCCGCCGCATCGCCCACGCGGGCGGTGACGCGACCGGCGCCGAGGTGTCCCGCGCGCTGATCGCCGCGGTGGTGGACGCCGGGGCGTCCCACCCTCAGGACCCGGCCGCCGACGCGGCCCCGGTCGCTGCTGCCGCCGACGCGGATACCGATGCCGCTGCCGCTGCCGAGGGGAGCATCGAGTTCGTCGAGAACGCCCTCGTGCTCGACCTGCTCACCGACGCCCAGGGCCGTACCGCCGGCGTCTCCCTGCACGTGATGGGCGCGGGCGCCCGGGACGGCGTGGGGGCGGTGCGCGCGGGCGCGGTCGTGCTGGCCACCGGCGGGATGGGGCAGGTCTTCTCCGCCACCACCAACCCCGCGGTGTCCACCGGCGACGGTGTGGCGCTGGCGCTGCGGGCCGGGGCCGAGGTGAGCGACCTGGAGTTCGTGCAGTTCCACCCGACCGTGCTGTGGCTGGGCGCGGACGCCGAGGGCCAGCAACCGCTGGTGTCCGAGGCGGTCCGCGGCGAGGGCGCGCACCTGATCGACGCCGAGGGCGTGCGCTTCATGGTCGGGCAGCACGAACTGGCCGAGCTGGCGCCGCGCGACATCGTCGCCAAGGGCATCATGCGCCGGATGCAGGAGACCGGCGCCGAGCACATGTACCTCGACGCCCGGCACTTCGGCGCGCGGATGTGGGCGGAGCGGTTCCCGACCATCCTGGCCGCGTGCCGCGCGCACGGCATCGACCCGGTCACCGAGCCGATACCGGTCGCGCCCGCCGCGCACTACGCGTCCGGCGGGGTGCGCACCGACCTGCGCGGGCGGACCACCGTGCCGGGCCTGTACGCCTGCGGCGAGGTGGCCTGCACCGGCGTGCACGGCGCGAACCGGCTCGCCTCCAACTCCCTGCTCGAAGGGCTGGTCTTCGCCGAGCGGATCGCCGCCGACGTGATGGCGGGCACCCGGCCCGCGCCGGGCGAGCCGGTGCCGCCGGCCCCCGCCGACGCCCCGCTGCTGGCCTCCGAGGCGCGCTACGAGGTGCAGCGGATCATGACCGCGGGCGCCGGCGTGCTGCGCAGCGCGGACAGCCTCGCGACGGCCGCGGGCGCCCTGGAACGGCTGCACACCGCGGCGGTGGAGGCGTACGACCGGGACGGCAAGACCGCGGAGCCGTGCGTGGAGACCTGGGAGGCGACCAACCTGGGCCTGGTGGCCCGGGTGCTGGTGGCCGCCGCCCGGCGCCGCGAGGAGACCCGCGGCTGCCACTGGCGCGAGGACCGGCCCGACCGCGACGACCGCGACTGGCGCCGCCACCTGGTGGTCCGGCTCACCCCGCACGGCACGTTGGACGTCCGCGCCACCGACGGCCCGGCCCTGCCGGCCACCCGTCCCGGCCCGCTTCCGGCGGCGGTCACCCCGGTCGCCGGGATCGGGGATGATGGGGCCGCCCCCACCCTCCGGCGGACCCGGCCGTGA
- a CDS encoding type III pantothenate kinase: MLLTIDVGNTHTVLGLFDGEEIVEHWRISTDPRRTADELAVLLQGLMGMHPLLGDLGDGIDGIAICSTVPSVLHELREVTRRYYGDVPAILVEPGVKTGVPILVDHPKEVGSDRIINSLAAVHLYGGPCIVVDFGTATTFDAVSSRGEYVGGAIAPGIEISVDALGMRGAQLRKIELARPRSVIGKNTIEAMQSGILYGFAGQADGIAERMARELADDPDDVTVIATGGLAPLVLGEASLIDAHEPWLTLIGLRLVYARNAPPTA; this comes from the coding sequence ATGCTGCTCACCATCGACGTCGGCAACACCCACACCGTGCTCGGGCTCTTCGACGGCGAGGAGATCGTGGAGCACTGGCGGATCTCCACCGATCCACGGCGCACCGCCGACGAGTTGGCGGTCCTGCTGCAGGGCCTGATGGGCATGCATCCGCTGCTCGGCGACCTCGGCGACGGCATCGACGGCATCGCGATCTGCTCCACGGTGCCGTCGGTGCTGCACGAACTGCGCGAGGTGACCCGGCGGTACTACGGCGACGTGCCGGCGATCCTCGTCGAGCCCGGCGTGAAGACCGGCGTGCCGATCCTGGTCGACCACCCCAAGGAGGTCGGCTCCGACCGGATCATCAACTCGCTCGCCGCGGTGCACCTCTACGGCGGCCCGTGCATCGTGGTGGACTTCGGCACCGCCACCACCTTCGACGCGGTCTCCTCGCGCGGCGAGTACGTGGGCGGCGCGATCGCCCCCGGCATCGAGATCTCCGTCGACGCGCTCGGCATGCGCGGCGCCCAGCTCCGCAAGATCGAGCTGGCCCGGCCGCGCAGCGTCATCGGCAAGAACACCATCGAGGCCATGCAGTCCGGCATCCTCTACGGCTTCGCGGGACAGGCCGACGGGATCGCCGAGCGGATGGCACGCGAGCTGGCCGACGACCCCGACGACGTCACCGTCATCGCCACCGGCGGCCTCGCGCCCCTGGTGCTGGGCGAGGCGTCCCTCATCGACGCGCACGAGCCCTGGCTCACCCTCATCGGCCTGCGGCTGGTCTACGCCCGCAACGCCCCGCCGACCGCGTAG